The following proteins are co-located in the Lentibacillus sp. JNUCC-1 genome:
- a CDS encoding tetratricopeptide repeat protein — MSMLEDKLKRALNYLNEGNLTQAEVLFLQCVDKADDQKSNVFAQSMHGLAYVKMAQEHFDEAWDLYMRLLELAETKNDTNGRAIVHHQLGMVEQTRGHYAEALEQFAHEQSIYQSSMVEDDLSVAINLFEQGYVYFLMEDFEKASNALDEALDHAQRSDDPVTIASVHHALGDLAAQGKNKDKALEHYTEAQAIFQKENDSPMAEELTGKITTVSAW; from the coding sequence ATGAGCATGCTTGAAGATAAGCTGAAGAGAGCATTAAATTACTTGAACGAGGGAAATTTAACCCAAGCTGAAGTGTTGTTTTTGCAATGCGTCGATAAGGCAGATGATCAGAAGTCGAATGTCTTTGCCCAAAGCATGCATGGCCTTGCTTACGTAAAAATGGCTCAAGAACATTTCGATGAGGCATGGGATTTGTACATGAGACTTTTAGAGTTGGCAGAAACCAAGAACGATACCAACGGACGAGCCATTGTCCACCATCAACTTGGTATGGTAGAACAAACAAGAGGTCATTATGCAGAAGCGCTTGAACAATTTGCCCATGAACAGTCGATTTACCAGTCCAGCATGGTCGAAGATGATCTTTCCGTTGCCATTAACCTGTTTGAACAGGGGTATGTTTATTTTCTCATGGAGGATTTTGAGAAAGCGAGCAATGCGCTGGATGAAGCGCTCGACCATGCGCAACGTTCGGACGACCCAGTTACCATCGCCTCAGTTCATCACGCCCTCGGTGATCTCGCCGCCCAGGGAAAAAACAAAGACAAAGCTCTTGAGCATTACACAGAGGCACAAGCTATTTTTCAAAAAGAAAATGACAGCCCCATGGCGGAAGAACTGACAGGGAAAATCACAACAGTTTCAGCATGGTGA
- a CDS encoding HesB/YadR/YfhF family protein, translating into MKLNVHDEAAQWFIEEMDLEKGDHVHFFLKIYGGIPTAHPNYFLGVGIDEAGEDLSIKDKKSGILFYFNEADAWFLDQYDMEVVREEDEVNYYFHEK; encoded by the coding sequence GTGAAGTTGAACGTTCATGACGAAGCAGCCCAGTGGTTTATTGAAGAAATGGATTTGGAAAAAGGGGATCATGTCCACTTTTTCCTGAAGATATATGGTGGGATCCCAACAGCTCATCCGAACTACTTTCTCGGTGTAGGGATAGATGAAGCTGGAGAGGATCTTAGCATTAAGGATAAGAAGTCCGGCATTTTATTTTATTTCAATGAAGCAGATGCCTGGTTTCTGGATCAATATGATATGGAAGTGGTTCGCGAAGAAGATGAAGTGAATTATTACTTCCATGAAAAATGA
- a CDS encoding BCCT family transporter, translated as MQKNRFKGTDWTVFYVSGGFLIAFILLSLISSDMVGAGISTLFGWTTTLFGGYWQLLLLANFIIGLYLALSKFGRVRLGNQAKPKYSYFRWIAMILVTLLASGGVFWAASEPLYHFMTAPPLFGEGELNHVNRSFAQAFLHWGFLAWAILGTLATIVMMYVHYTKGYPLKPRGLLYPIFGEKIYHKSVLGSTVDVFSILSTVAGTLGPLGFLGLQISYGLNHLYGVPQGLTTSIIVILVLTAIAAISAATGVDRGILTLSRYNVGFTIFLAVLVLIIGPTIFITDTFVGGLGYQLDHFFSMALFRGDDAWLGSWTIFFWGWFIGYAPMLIVFISRISRGRTIRELIIAVSIVAPLISNFWFSVVGGTGVFFEMDKPGSVSTALTEGGMPAAVMAISDQLPLGTWIGLGFLIVSIIFVATTADTMSYTVAATLTGSDSPMRWLRVFWAVIFGVTAVMIMSIGEDSITSIQNTIVITAVPVSLFLLPPIWLAPRIARKMALDQRLIWKRTGPKPKFKD; from the coding sequence GTGCAGAAGAATCGTTTTAAAGGTACGGATTGGACCGTATTCTATGTAAGTGGCGGATTTTTAATCGCATTTATTTTATTATCGTTAATAAGCAGTGATATGGTCGGGGCAGGCATCAGTACACTATTTGGCTGGACAACGACATTATTCGGCGGGTACTGGCAACTGCTTCTCCTTGCCAACTTCATTATTGGCCTTTATTTAGCATTATCGAAGTTTGGGCGGGTGCGTCTTGGGAATCAGGCGAAACCCAAATACAGCTATTTCCGTTGGATTGCCATGATCCTGGTTACGCTTCTCGCAAGTGGTGGTGTATTCTGGGCAGCATCTGAACCATTGTATCATTTTATGACAGCACCGCCTCTGTTCGGTGAAGGGGAACTGAACCATGTGAATCGTTCATTTGCTCAAGCTTTCCTTCACTGGGGTTTCTTGGCTTGGGCCATTTTGGGCACGCTTGCCACAATTGTCATGATGTACGTGCATTATACAAAAGGGTATCCTCTTAAACCGAGAGGGCTGTTATATCCGATTTTTGGAGAGAAAATATACCATAAAAGCGTTTTGGGTTCTACAGTTGATGTGTTTTCTATACTATCCACTGTAGCAGGTACACTTGGACCACTTGGATTTCTTGGCTTACAAATTTCATACGGTCTAAATCATCTATACGGTGTGCCCCAGGGGTTGACTACAAGCATCATTGTTATCTTAGTCTTAACTGCAATTGCAGCTATTTCTGCCGCAACAGGTGTTGATCGCGGAATTCTCACTCTGAGCCGGTATAACGTTGGGTTCACTATATTTCTTGCTGTTTTGGTATTGATTATAGGACCGACCATCTTTATTACGGACACATTTGTCGGAGGCTTGGGATATCAGCTCGATCATTTCTTTTCCATGGCACTGTTCCGTGGAGATGATGCCTGGCTTGGCTCATGGACGATATTTTTCTGGGGTTGGTTTATAGGCTATGCCCCGATGTTAATTGTCTTCATCAGTCGTATTTCCAGAGGCCGGACCATTCGGGAGCTTATTATTGCCGTATCTATTGTAGCTCCGCTTATTAGTAATTTCTGGTTCTCGGTTGTTGGGGGTACTGGTGTGTTTTTCGAAATGGACAAACCAGGGTCTGTGTCGACAGCTTTAACAGAAGGTGGTATGCCTGCTGCGGTTATGGCCATTTCAGACCAGCTGCCGTTGGGAACTTGGATTGGACTTGGTTTTCTGATCGTCTCGATTATATTTGTAGCAACGACGGCTGATACCATGTCTTATACAGTTGCCGCGACATTAACCGGCAGTGATAGCCCTATGAGATGGCTGCGAGTGTTCTGGGCTGTTATTTTCGGTGTGACAGCAGTGATGATTATGTCCATAGGCGAGGACAGTATTACGTCTATCCAAAATACCATCGTCATTACAGCTGTACCCGTTTCTCTGTTTTTACTTCCGCCTATTTGGCTTGCGCCTAGGATTGCAAGAAAAATGGCGCTTGACCAGCGGTTGATCTGGAAGCGTACAGGGCCAAAGCCTAAGTTTAAAGATTAA
- a CDS encoding ISL3 family transposase, with product MYLPGFEEFVITKFLKFEDYVHIHVELKIRPHRCPECQRWTNKVHDYRKQKIKHTKMFTRHTNIFYRKRRYKCIHSDCRKKGFPEDNTLVERYQRQSVEFKQAMGLEVVHGKNFKDVAARMGTSPTTVMRRFDDIASGMLDETKELPDTIAIDEYKGDAGGEKYQTIIADPINRRTIDILPDRKKDTLKTYLKKHGQKVNKVVMDMSQSFKAAVDQALGGPIVIADRFHFCRYIHWALERVRIKVQKEFIDYDRKKCKRMKHAFHKKPKDLTSKQRWYLDYYLNQSDYLRQAYELKEAYRHWFEEAKTMGADHLKVIKDRLYEFYNLVRRSGVEEFRKAIETLQNWQKEIMNSFAFDLNNGYIEGLNNQTKVIKRNAFGFQRFDRFRMRILLHHQYKHINTRIA from the coding sequence ATGTATTTACCAGGTTTTGAAGAGTTTGTGATAACCAAATTCCTTAAATTTGAAGATTATGTTCATATCCATGTGGAGCTTAAAATACGGCCGCATCGCTGTCCTGAGTGCCAAAGGTGGACAAATAAAGTTCATGACTATCGCAAACAAAAAATTAAGCATACCAAGATGTTCACGAGACATACTAACATTTTTTACCGTAAGCGGCGGTATAAATGCATACACTCTGATTGCCGTAAAAAAGGCTTTCCTGAAGACAACACCCTCGTTGAGCGTTATCAACGGCAATCAGTTGAGTTTAAGCAGGCAATGGGCCTTGAGGTGGTTCATGGAAAGAACTTTAAGGATGTCGCTGCGCGAATGGGGACATCTCCTACAACAGTAATGAGGCGATTCGACGACATAGCATCAGGTATGTTGGATGAAACGAAAGAGTTGCCGGATACCATCGCTATTGATGAATACAAAGGGGATGCAGGTGGGGAAAAATATCAGACCATTATTGCAGATCCAATTAACAGAAGAACCATTGATATTTTACCTGATCGTAAAAAAGACACCTTAAAGACTTATTTAAAAAAGCATGGACAGAAGGTAAATAAAGTCGTAATGGATATGAGCCAATCGTTTAAAGCGGCTGTTGACCAAGCTTTAGGAGGGCCAATTGTGATTGCAGATAGGTTTCATTTTTGTCGTTATATCCATTGGGCGCTTGAACGTGTGAGAATTAAGGTTCAAAAGGAATTTATAGATTATGACAGGAAAAAGTGTAAACGCATGAAACATGCCTTCCACAAAAAGCCGAAGGATTTAACTTCTAAACAGCGTTGGTATTTGGATTATTACTTAAATCAATCAGATTATTTAAGACAGGCATATGAGCTGAAGGAAGCCTATCGGCATTGGTTTGAAGAAGCGAAAACGATGGGGGCTGATCACCTTAAGGTGATCAAAGATCGCTTATACGAATTTTATAACCTAGTTAGGCGTTCTGGAGTTGAGGAGTTCCGTAAAGCAATTGAAACTCTTCAAAACTGGCAAAAGGAAATCATGAACAGTTTCGCCTTTGATCTTAACAACGGGTATATCGAAGGCCTAAACAATCAGACCAAGGTCATTAAGCGCAATGCTTTTGGGTTTCAACGGTTCGACCGATTCCGTATGAGAATTTTATTGCATCACCAATATAAGCATATTAATACTCGAATAGCATAA
- a CDS encoding SurA N-terminal domain-containing protein — protein MKKKLLFVLFASLVVLLSACGGDGNDSDKGNESKDGGEEKTAEPSQEMPEPDLENIPDVVAEVNGEEISKGEFESLYTSQFQSAAAQAQMSGQELDQEQLKSQVAEGLIGQRLVIQEAENRGLEATDEAIEDTLNSIIERNGFESKEQLMEGLESQEIDKEEFMSEVATQAKVDQLLAKESGNLEPTEEEVKEAYEGMKKQQEVLNSQGEEDGEDAPEIPSFEDIKPQLKEKLYGQNEQEAYQKLIDQLREKGDVKNHLS, from the coding sequence ATGAAAAAGAAGTTGTTGTTTGTATTGTTCGCAAGTCTTGTTGTACTGCTAAGTGCATGTGGCGGAGACGGGAACGATTCTGATAAAGGAAATGAATCAAAAGATGGCGGTGAAGAAAAAACGGCAGAACCTTCACAGGAGATGCCTGAACCCGATCTTGAAAATATTCCAGACGTCGTTGCTGAAGTTAACGGTGAAGAAATTTCAAAGGGCGAGTTTGAGTCCTTATATACAAGCCAATTTCAGAGTGCTGCAGCTCAGGCTCAGATGTCCGGCCAAGAGCTAGATCAGGAGCAGTTAAAGAGCCAAGTTGCTGAGGGATTGATTGGTCAGCGTCTTGTTATTCAGGAAGCTGAAAACAGAGGCCTGGAAGCGACAGATGAAGCGATTGAAGATACTTTGAATTCAATCATAGAAAGAAACGGTTTCGAGTCAAAAGAACAACTTATGGAAGGCCTTGAAAGTCAGGAAATCGACAAGGAAGAATTCATGTCAGAAGTTGCTACTCAAGCAAAAGTGGATCAATTGCTTGCTAAAGAATCAGGCAACTTGGAACCGACGGAAGAAGAAGTGAAAGAAGCATATGAGGGTATGAAAAAGCAACAAGAAGTTCTGAATAGTCAAGGGGAAGAAGATGGGGAAGATGCTCCTGAAATACCTTCTTTTGAAGATATTAAACCCCAACTTAAAGAAAAATTATACGGTCAAAATGAACAGGAAGCATACCAGAAGCTAATTGATCAGCTTCGTGAAAAAGGCGATGTGAAAAATCATTTATCATAA
- a CDS encoding alpha/beta fold hydrolase, whose product MIHNNSYVVSLCDYKWGDMLKQKQTEFRKTILTLMDTEIYCEYTLNGKPPLILIHGFVASSYTFNPIMPLLAQDFSVIAIDLPGFGRSEKSKHFTYSYENYAKLISECLDYFHFDKITLVGHSMGGQIALYTARLIPKKIEKLVLISCSAYLGPSPKRMMIASHLPFFHLFAKYIVQKNGVKDTLKNVLYDQKLVTEELVQEYGRPLEEKDFYKGLVRFLREREGDLSSEELKKINHQALLIWGEADKVVPLKAGKKLATDLPNATLKTYPKTGHLITEERPLDIYHQIKNW is encoded by the coding sequence ATGATACATAATAATTCATACGTTGTCAGTTTATGCGATTACAAATGGGGTGACATGTTGAAACAAAAACAGACTGAGTTCAGAAAAACAATTTTAACACTTATGGACACAGAAATTTATTGTGAATATACCTTGAACGGCAAGCCGCCTCTCATATTAATTCACGGTTTTGTAGCCTCCAGTTATACATTTAACCCTATCATGCCACTATTGGCACAGGACTTTTCCGTTATTGCGATAGACTTGCCAGGATTTGGCAGAAGTGAAAAATCAAAACATTTCACTTATTCATATGAAAACTACGCCAAACTTATTTCAGAGTGCCTTGACTATTTTCATTTTGACAAAATAACGCTAGTAGGGCATTCCATGGGGGGACAAATAGCATTATATACCGCCAGACTCATCCCGAAAAAAATTGAGAAGCTCGTTCTTATCAGTTGCTCAGCCTATCTAGGGCCTTCTCCCAAAAGAATGATGATCGCTTCTCATTTACCATTCTTTCATTTGTTCGCTAAATACATTGTACAAAAAAATGGCGTAAAGGACACGCTGAAAAATGTCCTTTACGATCAAAAACTTGTTACGGAGGAATTGGTCCAAGAATATGGACGACCATTAGAAGAGAAAGACTTTTATAAAGGCCTTGTCCGGTTTTTACGGGAACGGGAGGGTGATTTAAGCAGCGAAGAGCTAAAAAAGATTAACCATCAGGCATTATTAATCTGGGGTGAAGCAGACAAAGTTGTCCCGCTTAAAGCCGGTAAGAAACTCGCTACGGATTTGCCCAATGCGACGTTGAAAACATATCCAAAAACAGGGCACCTGATCACCGAAGAACGGCCGCTTGATATCTATCACCAGATCAAAAACTGGTGA
- a CDS encoding ABC transporter ATP-binding protein, producing MRKIFSFLKPYKLFIIIAYTLTLFELVAELLLPFFLGKMINDGVVKGNIDTIVMWGSIMIGLSLLTFIAGVLNSFYASHTSSHFAYDIREALFKKIQSFSFKLLSLYPTSGLMTRFTNDIRQVQNTVFMGLRVMIKAPFLVLGGVLMSFIVNARLALIFLITVPLLIGFILWVLKRASKMFDKVQEKVDTVNRVMQENLSGMRLIKAFLRRNYEEKRFSGSNTDLAVTTRKAFRFVEASMPVLLFVMNLSLVFILWYGNKQIVAGTTNVGDVVAIVNYALRVAMAISMFTFIILAFSRMKASSERLSDVLTIQVDPIDEEDTDHPPAIKKGEIIFKDVSFHYPNTTEQVLENISFTVRPNEKLAIIGSTGSGKTSLFQLIPRLYDPAKGDILFDGDSIESYTLSGLRRSIGYVPQNPLLFSGTIFDNIAWGKENATKEDAKKAAQDAQIHDTIMDLTDGYETRVGQKGVNLSGGQKQRISIARALIRNPQILMLDDSTSALDLSTESKLLDALDTYACTTLIITQKIATAIKSDRILLMDDGRVLAHGTHNELLEQSSLYRRIVESQFGKEYAEHA from the coding sequence GTGCGTAAAATATTTTCATTTTTAAAACCTTATAAACTATTTATTATAATCGCTTATACATTAACTTTATTTGAATTAGTGGCTGAACTCTTACTTCCCTTTTTCTTAGGTAAAATGATCAATGATGGGGTTGTCAAAGGAAATATTGATACTATTGTCATGTGGGGATCGATCATGATCGGTCTGAGCCTGCTCACATTTATAGCAGGTGTGCTGAATTCTTTCTATGCTTCACATACCAGTTCACATTTCGCCTATGACATTAGAGAAGCTTTATTTAAAAAGATTCAATCGTTTTCTTTTAAACTTTTATCACTTTACCCAACTTCAGGGTTAATGACACGTTTTACAAATGATATCCGTCAGGTGCAAAACACTGTATTTATGGGACTCAGAGTGATGATAAAGGCGCCCTTTCTTGTGTTAGGCGGCGTATTAATGTCCTTTATTGTTAACGCCCGTTTGGCGCTTATATTCTTAATCACCGTCCCGCTGCTCATCGGATTTATCCTTTGGGTCCTTAAGCGGGCTTCGAAAATGTTTGATAAGGTACAAGAAAAGGTCGATACAGTTAACAGGGTTATGCAGGAAAACCTCTCGGGCATGCGGTTGATTAAAGCCTTCTTAAGACGTAATTATGAAGAAAAACGTTTTAGTGGCTCCAATACAGATCTAGCCGTTACAACGCGCAAAGCTTTTCGGTTTGTAGAAGCTTCCATGCCAGTGCTGCTTTTCGTCATGAACCTCAGTCTGGTATTTATCCTTTGGTACGGAAATAAACAAATTGTTGCCGGAACCACGAATGTCGGTGATGTAGTCGCTATTGTCAATTATGCGCTTCGTGTCGCCATGGCTATTTCTATGTTTACCTTTATCATATTGGCTTTTTCCCGTATGAAAGCGTCCTCTGAACGACTGAGTGATGTGCTTACCATTCAGGTTGATCCTATTGATGAAGAAGATACAGATCACCCACCTGCAATTAAAAAAGGGGAAATCATCTTCAAGGACGTTTCATTCCACTACCCCAATACAACTGAGCAGGTGCTTGAAAATATCTCCTTTACAGTACGTCCTAATGAAAAGCTTGCAATCATTGGCTCAACAGGATCAGGGAAAACATCCCTGTTTCAATTGATTCCAAGACTTTATGACCCCGCAAAAGGGGATATATTGTTTGACGGGGACAGTATTGAGTCCTACACCTTGTCTGGGCTGAGAAGAAGCATTGGCTATGTCCCACAGAACCCTCTTCTTTTCAGTGGAACGATTTTTGATAATATTGCCTGGGGTAAAGAAAATGCTACAAAGGAAGACGCGAAAAAAGCTGCTCAGGATGCTCAGATCCACGATACAATTATGGATCTGACCGATGGCTACGAGACGCGTGTCGGACAAAAAGGTGTGAACCTTTCAGGCGGGCAAAAACAGCGCATTTCAATTGCGCGGGCATTGATTAGAAATCCTCAGATCTTGATGCTCGATGACAGTACAAGTGCACTGGATTTATCCACCGAATCAAAATTGTTGGATGCGTTGGACACATACGCCTGTACAACGTTGATCATTACACAGAAGATCGCCACTGCAATTAAGTCAGACCGAATTTTATTAATGGACGATGGCCGTGTGCTCGCTCACGGCACACACAACGAACTGCTTGAGCAATCGAGTCTGTATCGTCGAATTGTCGAGTCTCAATTTGGAAAGGAGTATGCTGAACATGCTTGA
- a CDS encoding ABC transporter ATP-binding protein, whose product MLELLKRPFQYDKIPLEHIRRDKQDKANNAWATIKRVWSYLAREKMRLTLVILMVVASSALVLAGPFMVGVAVDKYIENRETSGLGLLLVWLIVIYLGHSVSVFLQNYWMVGIAQNTVFSLRKHLFEQFHRLPISYFDKRQHGELMSRITNDIDNINNTLNQSVIQIFSSVLTLIGTLSVMLYLSPLLTLITMTIVPLMFIGMRWITKRTGPLYKKQQRDLGDLNGYVEETVSGQHVVKTYSQETRVIDSFKSRNQTLQQTYFWAQTFTGFIPKVMNVLNFLSFAFIAFAGGILAVNQVITVGVIVIFTEYARQFTRPLNELSNQFNILLSAIAGAERVFNVIDEEQEEQDEQTARNVETTEGHIEFRDVCFGYESTPILQNISFEAQPGQTVAFVGHTGAGKTTIINLIARFYNYDSGAILLDGIDIKDIKRTSLRAHMAFVLQDSYLFRGTIKENIRYGQLNASDEDVIQAAKDANAHSFIKKLPAGYNTILDQDGSGISQGQKQLLTIARAILAKPAILVLDEATSNIDTITEVKIQDALKRLMKGRTSFVIAHRLNTIQEADTIIMLEHGHIIEQGSHEELVEKNGSYHELYKGQLQTLAN is encoded by the coding sequence ATGCTTGAATTATTAAAGAGGCCATTCCAATACGACAAGATTCCGCTCGAACACATTCGCCGTGACAAACAGGATAAAGCCAATAATGCTTGGGCCACCATCAAGCGCGTTTGGTCTTATCTGGCCAGAGAAAAGATGCGTCTCACATTGGTTATTCTGATGGTTGTTGCCAGTTCTGCTCTGGTGTTGGCAGGGCCTTTCATGGTCGGTGTTGCTGTTGATAAGTACATTGAAAACCGTGAAACATCTGGGCTTGGTCTGCTGTTAGTGTGGCTGATTGTCATTTACCTGGGCCATTCTGTCTCTGTTTTCCTGCAAAATTATTGGATGGTAGGGATTGCTCAAAACACGGTCTTTAGTTTACGTAAGCATCTCTTTGAACAATTTCACCGATTGCCTATCTCTTATTTCGATAAACGGCAGCATGGAGAGTTGATGAGCCGGATAACCAATGACATCGATAACATCAACAATACACTCAATCAGTCAGTCATTCAGATCTTTTCCAGTGTATTAACACTAATTGGCACTTTGAGCGTTATGTTATATTTAAGTCCACTGCTTACGCTCATTACTATGACAATCGTTCCACTTATGTTTATTGGAATGCGTTGGATCACAAAGCGCACTGGCCCGCTTTATAAGAAACAGCAGAGAGATCTAGGTGATTTAAACGGTTATGTTGAAGAAACGGTCTCAGGTCAGCATGTCGTTAAAACATATTCCCAGGAGACACGTGTCATTGACTCTTTTAAATCACGAAATCAGACGTTGCAGCAGACGTATTTCTGGGCTCAGACCTTTACAGGGTTTATCCCTAAAGTCATGAACGTTTTGAACTTTCTCAGCTTTGCTTTTATTGCTTTTGCCGGCGGGATTCTGGCTGTCAACCAAGTTATTACAGTAGGGGTTATTGTTATTTTCACAGAGTACGCAAGACAGTTCACCCGTCCACTTAATGAGTTGTCGAATCAGTTTAACATTCTTCTCTCAGCAATCGCCGGGGCTGAACGTGTGTTTAATGTCATTGACGAGGAGCAGGAAGAACAAGATGAACAAACAGCACGCAATGTAGAAACAACTGAAGGCCACATTGAGTTTCGTGATGTTTGTTTTGGTTATGAAAGCACGCCTATTCTACAAAATATTTCCTTTGAGGCACAACCCGGTCAAACTGTAGCTTTTGTAGGGCATACCGGTGCAGGCAAAACCACCATCATCAATCTGATTGCAAGATTTTATAATTATGATTCAGGTGCCATTCTGCTTGATGGTATTGATATTAAAGACATCAAACGCACTAGCCTCAGGGCACACATGGCATTCGTGCTCCAAGATTCCTATTTGTTTCGTGGGACGATCAAGGAGAACATTAGATACGGCCAGCTCAACGCAAGTGATGAAGATGTCATTCAAGCTGCTAAAGACGCGAATGCTCACAGCTTTATCAAAAAGCTGCCTGCCGGATATAACACCATACTCGATCAAGATGGCAGCGGAATCAGTCAAGGGCAGAAACAATTGCTAACCATCGCAAGAGCCATCCTTGCCAAACCAGCCATTTTGGTTTTGGACGAAGCGACCAGCAATATTGACACCATTACAGAAGTTAAAATTCAGGACGCCTTAAAACGGCTGATGAAAGGCCGCACCAGTTTCGTGATCGCTCACCGGCTGAATACGATTCAAGAAGCTGACACAATTATCATGCTTGAACATGGGCATATCATTGAGCAAGGTAGCCATGAAGAGCTGGTTGAAAAGAACGGAAGTTACCATGAGCTATACAAAGGACAACTTCAGACCCTTGCGAATTAG
- a CDS encoding alpha/beta hydrolase yields MARKGTMVEKTIASTYLNEQMTLKIYYPETFSDLYKYHLCIMQDGDDYFQLGKVATLSDQLHSDFSIANTIFIGIHYKDKYDRLKKYHPDGDQHAAYVKFLAHEVVPFLEGLLPTYHMGQSRALMGDSLAGTLALMTALKYPHTFGKVIMQSPLVNDTVINAVEKAKDIHAIDIYHSIGTAETSVTTTQDGQVDFLSPNRRLANLLESVGASYQYDEIDGAGHTWGLGRNSYPKYCHSCLIDPPSGYKIS; encoded by the coding sequence GTGGCACGAAAAGGAACCATGGTTGAAAAAACAATTGCTAGCACGTATTTAAATGAACAGATGACATTAAAGATATACTACCCTGAAACATTTTCGGATCTGTATAAATACCATTTATGCATCATGCAAGATGGAGATGATTATTTTCAACTGGGTAAAGTAGCAACTTTAAGCGACCAATTGCATTCAGACTTTAGCATTGCCAACACCATCTTTATCGGCATTCATTATAAAGACAAATATGACCGACTCAAAAAATATCATCCTGATGGTGACCAGCACGCTGCCTATGTTAAATTTTTGGCACACGAAGTCGTCCCGTTTTTAGAGGGACTCCTCCCCACTTATCATATGGGACAGTCCAGGGCATTGATGGGTGATTCACTGGCTGGTACACTTGCTTTAATGACTGCATTGAAATACCCACACACATTCGGAAAAGTCATTATGCAATCTCCGCTTGTAAATGACACAGTCATAAATGCAGTCGAAAAAGCAAAAGACATCCATGCGATCGATATTTATCATTCGATTGGAACAGCTGAAACCAGTGTAACAACAACTCAGGATGGACAGGTGGATTTTCTATCGCCGAATCGACGGCTGGCCAATTTGCTTGAGTCTGTAGGGGCTTCCTATCAATATGATGAAATAGACGGCGCTGGTCATACATGGGGGCTTGGCAGAAACAGTTACCCGAAATATTGCCACTCATGTTTGATTGATCCCCCGTCCGGGTATAAAATAAGTTAG
- a CDS encoding YjcG family protein, which yields MTNYGIAIFPSKRIQDDANALRKRYDPHYENIPPHITLKEKFETDDKTIDQLIPELDKIAEETKPFTLNINKVSTFAPVTNTIYMKVEPIQELQELHQKMHEGIFPQNATYQFIPHITVAQKLVEDEYSDVFGSLRMKEMAYEDYIDRFHLLYQLENGTWTVYETFQFGKKA from the coding sequence ATGACCAATTACGGTATAGCCATTTTTCCATCCAAAAGAATCCAGGACGACGCCAATGCATTAAGAAAGCGATATGACCCGCATTATGAGAACATCCCCCCTCATATCACACTGAAAGAAAAGTTTGAAACAGATGACAAAACCATAGACCAGTTGATTCCCGAGCTTGACAAAATTGCTGAAGAAACCAAACCATTTACACTCAACATTAATAAAGTAAGTACATTTGCACCTGTCACAAACACAATTTATATGAAAGTTGAACCTATCCAGGAATTGCAGGAACTCCATCAAAAAATGCATGAGGGCATTTTCCCTCAGAATGCGACGTATCAGTTTATTCCGCATATTACAGTGGCTCAAAAACTTGTGGAAGATGAATATTCTGATGTCTTCGGAAGTTTGCGAATGAAGGAAATGGCCTATGAAGACTATATTGACCGTTTCCACCTGCTCTATCAACTCGAGAATGGAACTTGGACCGTTTATGAAACGTTTCAGTTTGGTAAAAAGGCCTAA
- a CDS encoding GNAT family N-acetyltransferase: MQIIIVKTPEQREVAFRIRHKVFIVEQNVPPEEEMDEFDETATHFVGYADGNPAAASRLRLVDDYGKLERIAVLKEYRGNSYGKQIIQAMEDFIKQHKLPKAKLNAQTHAENFYKKLGYETISDTFMDAGIPHVTMIKHL; encoded by the coding sequence ATGCAAATCATTATTGTTAAAACACCCGAACAACGAGAAGTTGCATTTCGAATCAGACACAAGGTGTTTATCGTTGAACAAAATGTTCCGCCTGAAGAGGAAATGGATGAGTTTGATGAAACTGCCACCCATTTCGTGGGATATGCAGATGGAAATCCCGCAGCTGCAAGTCGGCTCAGGCTCGTGGATGATTATGGCAAACTTGAGCGCATAGCTGTCTTAAAAGAGTATCGCGGCAACTCATATGGCAAACAAATTATCCAAGCTATGGAAGACTTCATAAAACAGCATAAACTTCCTAAAGCCAAACTGAATGCACAGACACATGCAGAAAACTTTTATAAGAAACTGGGCTATGAAACGATATCTGATACATTCATGGACGCAGGCATTCCACACGTAACCATGATCAAACACTTGTAA